The following are encoded in a window of Verrucomicrobiia bacterium genomic DNA:
- the gcvP gene encoding aminomethyl-transferring glycine dehydrogenase gives MSLSAHSESFVRRHIGPRPSDQQEMLHTLGQPSLDALAGAAVPAAIRLPKPLNLPAPASEFEALAELRAIAQKNQVFRSFIGLGYYDTITPPVIQRNILENPGWYTQYTPYQSEISQGRLEMLLNFQTMVCDLTALDIANASLLDEATACAEAMMMCHRVKEADGRNVFLVADTCHPQNIEVVRTRARALGIELKVGPPAAFAFDAQVCGALVQYPDTFGTVEDVTGIAEKAHTAGALFVVATDLLALTLIKPPGEFGADIAVGSAQRLGVPLGFGGPHAAFFATRDAFKRQMPGRLVGVSKDSRGKPAFRLSLGTREQHIRREKATSNICTAQALLANMAAAYAIYHGPEGLKVIARHIHEHTQTLAAGLERLGYQTNRDAAFDTLRVNLAAVSSADIAQIAAKHRLNLRVIDSTTVGVSLDETIGAADLKLLLQVFNGDRAPGFEPGDLKPSPAQLPARTSAFLTHPVFNRYHSETEMQRYLRRLESKDLSLCHAMIPLGSCTMKLNAASQMFPVSWPEFSRLHPFAPANQTTGYQEMFRQLETWLAEITGFAAVSLQPNAGSQGEYTGLLVIRAYHESRGDAQRNVCLIPTSAHGTNPASAVMAGMRVVAVACDKDGNIDVADLRAKAAAHRNELACLMVTYPSTHGVFEAGIREICTIVHEAGGQVYMDGANMNAQVGLTSPGFIGADVCHLNLHKTFCIPHGGGGPGMGPIGVAKHLASLLPGRGATGPVSAAPWGSASILPISWMYIRTMGEPGLTEATKVAILNANYIAGRLEQHFPTLYRANGLVAHECILDLRAFKATTAEDVAKRLMDFGFHAPTLSWPVAGTLMVEPTESEPKAELDRFCEAMMAIHAEMRAVESGALDKTNNPLKQAPHTADMIATENWARPYTREQAAFPVTSLKEFKFWPACGRVDNVFGDRNLVCSCAGMEAYAATA, from the coding sequence ATGAGCCTGTCCGCCCACTCCGAATCATTTGTCCGCCGCCACATCGGTCCCCGTCCGTCCGACCAGCAGGAAATGCTGCACACGCTTGGCCAGCCTTCGCTCGATGCGCTGGCCGGGGCCGCGGTGCCGGCGGCAATCCGCCTGCCCAAACCGCTCAACCTGCCCGCGCCCGCGTCGGAATTTGAGGCATTGGCCGAACTTCGCGCGATCGCCCAAAAGAACCAGGTGTTCCGCTCCTTCATCGGCTTGGGCTACTACGACACCATCACGCCGCCCGTGATTCAGCGGAATATTTTGGAAAATCCGGGGTGGTATACGCAATACACGCCCTATCAATCCGAGATTTCGCAGGGCCGGCTCGAAATGCTGCTCAATTTCCAGACGATGGTGTGCGACCTCACCGCGCTCGACATCGCCAACGCCTCGTTGCTCGACGAGGCCACGGCCTGCGCTGAAGCCATGATGATGTGCCATCGCGTCAAGGAAGCCGATGGGCGCAATGTGTTTCTCGTCGCGGACACGTGTCATCCTCAGAACATCGAAGTGGTGCGCACGCGCGCCCGGGCGCTGGGCATCGAACTCAAAGTCGGCCCGCCCGCGGCGTTTGCCTTCGACGCGCAGGTGTGTGGCGCCCTGGTGCAGTATCCGGACACCTTCGGCACGGTTGAAGACGTCACCGGCATTGCCGAAAAAGCCCACACCGCCGGCGCCCTGTTCGTGGTCGCCACCGACCTGCTGGCCCTCACCCTGATCAAACCGCCGGGAGAATTTGGCGCGGACATCGCGGTCGGCAGCGCGCAACGCCTGGGTGTGCCGCTCGGCTTTGGCGGACCACACGCGGCGTTTTTTGCCACCCGCGATGCGTTCAAGCGCCAGATGCCCGGCCGGCTGGTTGGCGTCTCGAAGGATTCCCGCGGCAAACCCGCCTTCCGTCTCTCGCTCGGCACGCGGGAACAACACATCCGGCGCGAGAAGGCCACGTCCAACATCTGCACCGCCCAGGCCTTGCTCGCGAACATGGCCGCCGCCTACGCGATTTATCACGGACCCGAAGGGTTGAAGGTCATTGCCCGGCACATCCACGAGCATACCCAGACACTGGCCGCCGGACTGGAAAGGCTCGGTTATCAAACCAATCGTGACGCGGCGTTCGACACGTTGCGTGTCAACCTCGCCGCCGTCTCCAGCGCAGACATCGCGCAAATTGCCGCCAAGCACCGGCTCAACCTCCGCGTCATCGACAGCACGACCGTGGGCGTTTCGTTGGACGAAACCATCGGTGCCGCGGACCTCAAGCTGCTCCTGCAAGTGTTCAATGGCGACCGCGCACCAGGCTTCGAACCTGGCGACTTGAAGCCTTCACCCGCGCAACTGCCGGCCCGCACGTCCGCGTTCCTCACGCACCCCGTATTCAACCGTTACCACTCCGAGACGGAGATGCAGCGTTACCTGCGGCGCCTGGAGAGCAAGGACCTGTCGCTGTGCCACGCGATGATCCCGCTGGGCTCGTGCACCATGAAACTGAACGCGGCGAGCCAGATGTTTCCGGTGAGCTGGCCGGAATTCAGCAGGTTGCACCCGTTTGCGCCCGCGAACCAAACAACGGGCTATCAGGAAATGTTTCGCCAGCTCGAAACGTGGCTTGCGGAAATCACCGGCTTTGCCGCCGTGTCGCTGCAACCGAACGCCGGCTCGCAAGGCGAATACACAGGGCTGCTCGTCATCCGCGCCTATCACGAATCACGCGGCGACGCTCAACGCAACGTCTGCCTCATCCCCACCAGCGCGCACGGAACCAACCCGGCCAGCGCGGTGATGGCCGGGATGCGGGTCGTGGCCGTGGCCTGCGACAAGGACGGAAACATCGACGTGGCGGACTTGCGCGCCAAGGCCGCCGCCCACCGGAATGAACTCGCGTGCCTGATGGTGACTTATCCCAGCACGCACGGCGTGTTCGAGGCCGGCATCCGGGAAATCTGCACCATTGTCCATGAGGCCGGCGGTCAGGTTTACATGGATGGCGCCAACATGAATGCACAGGTTGGCCTGACGTCACCGGGCTTCATTGGCGCCGACGTCTGCCATCTGAACCTGCACAAAACATTTTGCATCCCGCACGGCGGCGGCGGTCCGGGCATGGGCCCCATTGGCGTGGCAAAACACCTCGCCAGCCTGCTCCCCGGTCGTGGCGCCACGGGACCCGTTTCGGCGGCGCCGTGGGGCAGCGCCAGCATCCTGCCGATTTCGTGGATGTATATCCGCACCATGGGTGAACCGGGCCTCACCGAGGCGACCAAGGTTGCGATTCTGAACGCGAACTACATTGCCGGGCGGCTGGAGCAGCACTTCCCCACGCTTTACCGGGCGAACGGGCTGGTGGCGCACGAGTGCATTCTCGACCTGCGCGCCTTCAAGGCCACCACGGCGGAAGATGTCGCCAAGCGGCTGATGGATTTCGGTTTTCACGCGCCGACGTTGAGCTGGCCGGTCGCCGGCACGTTGATGGTCGAGCCAACCGAAAGTGAACCCAAGGCGGAATTGGATCGCTTCTGCGAAGCCATGATGGCCATCCACGCGGAAATGCGCGCCGTCGAGTCCGGTGCCCTGGACAAGACCAACAATCCATTGAAGCAGGCTCCGCATACGGCGGACATGATAGCCACGGAAAACTGGGCGCGGCCCTACACGCGCGAACAGGCAGCCTTCCCGGTGACCAGCCTCAAGGAGTTCAAATTCTGGCCCGCGTGCGGCCGGGTGGACAACGTCTTCGGCGACCGCAACCTCGTCTGCTCATGTGCCGGCATGGAGGCGTATGCCGCAACCGCATAG
- a CDS encoding type II secretion system protein: MLKLRQLAFTLIELLVVIAIISTLAALLVVGLGRAKELARGTACLSNLRQIGLGLQIYVQENNNRMPSLRDRAPGTNAPVTNALPTVDVALSNQVGNVLVFRCPSDRQQLFEQTGSSYAWNSLLNGQDADHLRVLTLNLGSSRTPVLFDKEAFHAARGEKKGVNYLYADGHIKNLLAIEGSK, translated from the coding sequence ATGCTGAAGCTGCGCCAGTTGGCCTTTACGTTGATCGAGCTGCTGGTGGTGATTGCCATCATCAGCACCCTGGCGGCGTTGCTGGTCGTGGGGCTGGGCCGCGCGAAGGAGCTGGCCCGCGGCACCGCCTGTTTGAGCAACCTGCGCCAGATCGGTCTCGGCCTGCAAATTTACGTCCAGGAAAACAACAACCGCATGCCGTCTCTGCGCGACCGCGCGCCAGGCACGAATGCGCCGGTCACCAACGCATTGCCCACCGTGGACGTAGCACTTTCCAACCAGGTCGGCAACGTGCTGGTGTTCCGATGTCCTTCGGACCGCCAGCAGCTCTTCGAGCAAACGGGCAGCAGTTACGCGTGGAACAGCCTGCTGAATGGCCAGGATGCCGATCATTTGCGCGTGCTCACCTTGAATCTTGGTTCAAGCCGGACGCCGGTGCTCTTCGACAAGGAGGCGTTTCATGCGGCGCGCGGCGAGAAGAAGGGGGTCAACTACCTTTACGCGGACGGTCACATCAAAAACCTGCTCGCCATTGAAGGCTCCAAATGA
- a CDS encoding HEAT repeat domain-containing protein: MKAPNERTSQKASKMRRMLKPAALILLVFAAGLSLLVLWFAGVTIGGSDPLFRDKHESEWIKNLKYSDDEQVKEWRGYGEEGVQVLIRGLERANHPGQRAYRQLYRSLPGFLMRWVPSPKSDSTRSTRMCLASLLSSLGNDASNAMPVLIRTVVHDEAADVRQCAINFFTASEDDQCLLNHMPVDEKMKLLPGLLRALQDRSNWGLRNNAANALQWFPEQRGIVAPALVAALRDPQPQVRVLTAQALIRVDPGMAKKMGAAGVLTAISKDPDDQVAFRAVAAMKYFGSDPQSVVPALIESLKNTNTLVACEAVWVLEWAPPEFKSCRDAVVPALHKAAQRTDNVGGYARAALKRWESAADPAKGGR, translated from the coding sequence TTGAAGGCTCCAAATGAGCGAACCAGCCAGAAGGCGAGCAAGATGCGGCGGATGTTGAAGCCGGCTGCCCTTATCCTGCTGGTCTTTGCCGCAGGTTTGAGTCTGCTGGTGCTCTGGTTTGCGGGCGTCACGATTGGTGGCAGTGATCCTCTCTTTCGTGACAAGCATGAGAGTGAATGGATCAAGAATCTGAAATACAGTGACGACGAACAGGTCAAGGAGTGGCGCGGTTACGGCGAGGAAGGCGTCCAAGTGCTAATTCGTGGGTTGGAGCGTGCCAACCATCCGGGGCAGCGGGCTTACCGTCAACTCTATCGAAGTTTGCCGGGCTTTTTGATGCGATGGGTGCCGTCTCCCAAATCCGACTCGACGCGTTCTACCCGGATGTGCCTGGCTTCGCTGCTTTCGAGCCTTGGGAATGACGCCAGCAACGCCATGCCGGTCTTGATTCGAACCGTCGTCCACGACGAGGCCGCCGATGTGCGGCAGTGTGCAATCAACTTCTTCACAGCGAGCGAGGACGACCAATGTTTGCTCAATCACATGCCCGTGGATGAAAAGATGAAGTTGCTGCCGGGGCTGCTTCGGGCGCTGCAGGACCGGAGCAATTGGGGATTGCGCAACAATGCGGCAAATGCCCTGCAGTGGTTCCCTGAACAGCGGGGAATTGTTGCTCCGGCATTGGTGGCCGCACTTCGCGATCCGCAGCCTCAAGTGCGCGTTCTAACTGCCCAGGCGTTGATCCGCGTTGACCCGGGTATGGCGAAAAAGATGGGCGCGGCGGGCGTGTTGACGGCCATCTCAAAAGACCCGGATGATCAGGTCGCGTTCCGGGCTGTTGCGGCGATGAAATACTTTGGCAGCGACCCGCAATCGGTTGTGCCCGCGCTGATCGAATCCTTGAAGAATACGAATACGTTGGTCGCGTGCGAGGCAGTGTGGGTGCTCGAATGGGCGCCGCCTGAATTCAAGTCCTGCAGGGATGCGGTCGTTCCGGCACTTCACAAGGCGGCGCAGCGAACGGATAATGTTGGGGGCTACGCAAGAGCGGCCCTAAAACGCTGGGAATCCGCTGCTGATCCGGCAAAGGGAGGCAGATGA
- a CDS encoding ABC transporter ATP-binding protein, with translation MIELSEVTKIFGRRPAVDGLSLRVSRGEIFGLLGHNGAGKSTAIGMMLGQVWPTAGEVRVCGHDLTRHREQALAKVGAIFEAPVFYDYLSGWRNLELLSYYSGPTEPARIREVVEWVGLTGREQAKVRTYSHGMRARLAIAQALLPAPELLILDEPSDGLDPEGIHEMRQTIQRLRRELGLTILLSSHLLNEVEQLCTRIAVMNQGRKVFEGTLADATRQTNRVRLEVDDFAAAVAGLRAAELIVAEQGSEHVILRAGVATAQVTRWLVQHDFAVHAIAGEEQTLEDFYLSLMGDARDAAVRKGGPP, from the coding sequence ATGATTGAACTTTCTGAAGTGACGAAGATTTTTGGCCGGCGGCCCGCCGTGGATGGATTGTCGTTGCGGGTGTCGCGCGGCGAAATCTTCGGCCTGCTTGGCCACAATGGTGCGGGCAAGAGCACGGCCATCGGGATGATGCTTGGCCAGGTCTGGCCAACCGCCGGCGAGGTGCGCGTTTGTGGTCATGATCTCACACGTCACCGGGAGCAGGCGCTCGCGAAGGTTGGTGCCATTTTTGAAGCGCCGGTGTTTTACGATTATCTCAGCGGCTGGCGCAACCTGGAGCTGCTGAGTTACTACTCCGGGCCGACGGAGCCGGCGCGGATTCGCGAGGTCGTCGAATGGGTGGGATTGACCGGGCGCGAACAGGCGAAGGTCCGCACCTATTCGCACGGCATGCGCGCCCGGCTGGCGATTGCACAGGCACTGCTGCCCGCGCCCGAATTGTTGATTCTCGATGAGCCCAGCGACGGCCTTGACCCCGAAGGCATTCACGAGATGCGTCAGACGATTCAACGCCTGCGCCGCGAACTGGGGCTGACGATTCTGCTTTCATCGCATTTGTTGAATGAAGTGGAACAGCTCTGCACCCGTATCGCGGTGATGAACCAGGGGCGCAAAGTGTTTGAAGGCACGCTGGCGGACGCCACCCGCCAGACCAACCGGGTCCGTCTGGAGGTGGATGATTTTGCCGCGGCCGTGGCCGGCCTGCGAGCGGCGGAACTCATCGTGGCGGAGCAGGGGAGTGAGCATGTGATTCTGCGGGCGGGCGTGGCGACGGCGCAGGTGACGCGCTGGCTGGTGCAGCATGACTTCGCGGTTCACGCCATCGCGGGCGAGGAGCAAACCCTGGAGGATTTTTACCTGTCGCTCATGGGCGACGCGCGCGACGCGGCGGTGCGGAAAGGCGGGCCCCCATGA
- a CDS encoding ABC transporter permease subunit gives MMFFRQLRSELWKLFGKKRTYIGFGAFLVAQNAMLLAFHYSHWQQNTTRLLEGNGYLAAQYISALTVAVIMLIPQILLLMPLYACLVGGDMVAKEAEDGTLRMILCRPISRLRLLMVKWVAGLLFCLVLVLALGVMALAFARLWFPWQDMFVFVPGPVRVFAVQPAWAGLGYFALAHVVLAINAATMFALAFMFSCFNMKPAAATILALTFLLANLVMENMPFFEEYKDFFLTNHFRCWLLVFNQPIAWPEMAKSLCVLAGFNATALVIGLCAFHVRDIKS, from the coding sequence ATGATGTTTTTCCGACAACTGCGCAGCGAACTGTGGAAGCTGTTTGGCAAGAAGCGAACCTACATCGGCTTTGGCGCCTTTCTGGTGGCCCAGAATGCCATGCTGCTCGCGTTTCATTATTCGCACTGGCAGCAAAACACCACGCGCCTTCTCGAAGGCAATGGTTACCTGGCGGCGCAATACATCTCGGCCCTGACGGTGGCCGTGATCATGTTGATTCCGCAAATCCTGCTGCTCATGCCACTGTATGCCTGCCTGGTCGGCGGGGACATGGTGGCCAAAGAGGCGGAGGACGGAACGCTGCGCATGATTTTATGCCGGCCGATTTCCCGGTTGCGCCTGCTGATGGTCAAATGGGTGGCCGGGCTGCTGTTTTGCCTTGTGCTGGTGCTTGCGCTGGGCGTGATGGCGCTGGCATTCGCGCGACTGTGGTTTCCGTGGCAGGATATGTTTGTGTTCGTGCCCGGGCCCGTGCGGGTGTTTGCGGTGCAGCCGGCGTGGGCCGGGCTGGGTTACTTTGCACTCGCGCACGTGGTGCTGGCCATCAACGCCGCCACCATGTTCGCGCTCGCGTTCATGTTCTCATGCTTCAACATGAAGCCCGCGGCGGCGACCATTCTCGCCCTGACCTTTCTGCTGGCGAATCTCGTGATGGAGAACATGCCGTTCTTCGAGGAATACAAGGACTTTTTCCTGACCAATCACTTCCGCTGCTGGTTGCTGGTCTTCAATCAACCCATCGCGTGGCCGGAAATGGCCAAAAGCCTGTGCGTGCTGGCGGGATTTAACGCCACGGCGCTGGTCATCGGCCTTTGCGCCTTCCACGTGCGTGACATCAAATCGTAG
- the gyrB gene encoding DNA topoisomerase (ATP-hydrolyzing) subunit B: MSNEALVADQNITPAGTVSESYDASKLGKLEGLEAVRKKPGMYIGGTDERALHHCVSEVLDNSVDEHLAGHCDKIEVTIHVDGSISIRDNGRGIPVDIHPQYKIPGVEMVLTTLHSGGKYGQGGYKFSGGTHGVGAKCVNAVSEWFEVEVSRDSKVYHMQFERGKTVRKLEVIGKAKGTGTLITFMPDPEIFRETTEFKADRIAQRLRELAFLDSGLEIIFNDERNTEAEPERFYYKDGVEEFVKQLNKSREPIHPKPISFRKESQVKTDDKNVEVHVEVVLQYNDSYNDQVLCYTNTIHNPDGGAHLSGFRSALTRAINQYAKSNNLLKEKDPQITGDDVREGLTAVISVKHSDPKFESQTKVKLLSPEVESIVGSVCYEGLMNYFDANPPVAKKIVDKGLNAARAREAARKAREAVRKSALTGGGLPGKLADCSDRNPENTELYIVEGDSAGGSAKQGRDRKFQAILPIRGKLINVEKARLDKVLQNNEIRTMITAIGTGIGDGEGEGAFNIEKLRYHKIIIMTDADVDGSHIRTLLLTFFYRQMPQLVKQGFVYIAQPPLYSVTRKKRTDYVDDDVQLNRILLQNGTEEVKLRNLADGREFTPKQLEEILALLESLDKHATYIRRQGGDFASYVDKRSPDGALPQFMAKVREGNDETVHYFLNNEALEEFKAANGDLFGNDTEVERKKEGPTRRAKVSDLHLESKAIGELLNKLSKKGLAVDHYAAQDKPLFELTEGEGERATVTPLFSIPEILNGVKAVGKKGIQIYRFKGLGEMDAKELFETTMNPVRRKLLRIDLTDAVEAEEMFVRLMGDEVEPRRQFIEDNALNVRNLDV; encoded by the coding sequence ATGTCCAACGAAGCCCTCGTGGCGGATCAGAACATCACCCCGGCCGGCACCGTGTCCGAGAGTTACGACGCATCAAAACTCGGCAAGCTGGAAGGGTTGGAAGCGGTGCGGAAAAAGCCCGGCATGTATATCGGTGGCACGGACGAACGGGCGTTGCACCACTGCGTCTCCGAAGTGCTCGACAACTCCGTCGATGAACATCTCGCCGGGCACTGCGACAAGATCGAGGTGACCATTCATGTGGATGGTTCCATCAGCATCCGCGACAACGGCCGCGGCATTCCGGTGGACATCCATCCGCAATACAAGATTCCCGGCGTCGAAATGGTCCTCACTACACTGCACTCGGGCGGCAAATACGGACAGGGCGGCTACAAATTTTCGGGCGGCACGCACGGCGTTGGCGCGAAGTGCGTGAACGCCGTCAGCGAATGGTTCGAGGTGGAAGTCTCCCGCGACAGCAAGGTGTATCACATGCAATTCGAGCGGGGCAAAACAGTCAGGAAGCTCGAGGTCATCGGCAAGGCCAAAGGCACGGGCACGCTCATCACGTTTATGCCAGATCCGGAGATTTTCCGCGAGACCACCGAGTTCAAGGCGGATCGGATTGCGCAGCGGCTGCGCGAGCTGGCGTTTCTGGATTCCGGACTCGAGATTATTTTCAACGACGAGCGCAACACGGAGGCGGAGCCTGAGCGGTTTTATTACAAGGACGGCGTGGAGGAGTTCGTCAAGCAGCTCAACAAAAGCCGGGAACCGATTCACCCCAAGCCGATCAGTTTCCGCAAAGAATCGCAGGTTAAAACGGACGACAAGAACGTCGAGGTTCATGTCGAGGTCGTGCTGCAATACAACGACAGCTACAACGATCAGGTGTTGTGCTACACGAACACCATTCACAACCCCGATGGCGGCGCGCATCTCTCGGGCTTTCGCAGCGCTTTGACCCGGGCGATCAACCAATACGCCAAGTCCAACAATTTGTTGAAGGAAAAGGATCCGCAAATCACCGGCGACGACGTGCGTGAAGGATTGACGGCGGTCATCTCGGTGAAACACAGCGACCCGAAGTTTGAGTCGCAGACGAAGGTGAAACTCCTGTCGCCTGAAGTCGAGAGCATCGTGGGCTCCGTATGCTATGAGGGGTTGATGAACTACTTCGACGCGAATCCGCCCGTCGCGAAGAAGATTGTGGACAAGGGGCTTAACGCGGCGCGGGCGCGGGAGGCGGCGCGCAAAGCACGCGAAGCCGTGCGCAAGAGCGCGCTCACTGGTGGCGGCTTGCCCGGCAAACTGGCGGACTGCTCCGATCGGAATCCCGAGAACACCGAGCTTTACATCGTCGAAGGTGACTCGGCCGGGGGCTCTGCCAAACAAGGCCGTGACCGCAAGTTTCAGGCAATTCTCCCCATTCGCGGCAAACTCATCAACGTGGAGAAGGCGCGCCTCGACAAGGTGCTTCAGAACAATGAAATCCGGACGATGATCACCGCCATCGGCACAGGGATCGGTGATGGCGAGGGCGAAGGGGCGTTCAACATCGAGAAACTCCGTTACCACAAGATCATCATCATGACGGATGCTGACGTGGACGGCTCGCACATTCGGACGCTGCTGCTGACGTTCTTCTATCGTCAGATGCCGCAGCTCGTGAAGCAGGGCTTTGTTTACATCGCGCAGCCGCCGCTTTACTCGGTGACGCGCAAGAAACGCACTGACTACGTGGATGACGACGTGCAGCTCAATCGCATCCTGCTCCAGAACGGCACCGAAGAAGTGAAGTTGCGGAATCTGGCCGATGGCCGTGAGTTCACGCCGAAGCAATTGGAGGAGATTCTTGCGCTGCTCGAATCACTCGACAAGCACGCCACCTACATCCGCCGCCAGGGCGGGGATTTTGCGAGCTACGTGGACAAGCGCAGTCCGGACGGCGCGTTGCCGCAGTTCATGGCGAAAGTGCGCGAAGGGAACGACGAGACGGTGCATTATTTCCTCAACAACGAGGCGCTGGAGGAATTCAAGGCCGCGAACGGCGACTTGTTCGGGAACGACACCGAGGTGGAGCGCAAGAAGGAGGGGCCGACGCGTCGCGCGAAGGTTTCCGACCTGCACCTGGAGAGCAAGGCCATCGGCGAACTGCTCAACAAGCTGTCGAAGAAGGGCCTGGCCGTGGACCACTATGCCGCGCAGGACAAGCCGCTGTTCGAGCTGACGGAGGGCGAAGGCGAGCGGGCGACCGTGACGCCGCTGTTTTCGATTCCGGAAATTCTCAACGGCGTGAAGGCGGTCGGCAAAAAGGGCATCCAGATTTACCGGTTCAAGGGACTGGGTGAAATGGACGCCAAGGAACTCTTCGAGACCACGATGAATCCCGTGAGGCGCAAGCTGCTGCGCATTGACCTTACCGATGCCGTCGAGGCGGAGGAGATGTTCGTCAGGCTCATGGGCGACGAAGTCGAGCCCCGCCGTCAGTTCATCGAAGACAATGCGCTGAACGTGAGAAACTTGGATGTCTAA
- a CDS encoding type II toxin-antitoxin system prevent-host-death family antitoxin, with protein sequence MKAKRTIKYPGQRSEATVLNDAVAVPGIGLTIPVRAAKAKLSALLELVAGGQEVTITSDGVPKAVLSPVTPHKPRKVFTGTWEQLKTMPMQTEGPFADEIVRADRDGRGW encoded by the coding sequence GTGAAAGCGAAACGAACCATAAAATACCCGGGGCAGAGGTCGGAGGCGACGGTTCTAAACGATGCGGTGGCGGTGCCCGGCATCGGGTTAACCATTCCGGTTCGAGCCGCCAAAGCCAAATTGTCGGCGTTGCTGGAACTGGTCGCCGGTGGGCAGGAAGTGACCATCACCTCAGATGGCGTGCCGAAGGCGGTCCTGTCGCCCGTGACGCCGCACAAGCCCCGCAAGGTGTTCACGGGAACTTGGGAGCAGCTCAAGACCATGCCGATGCAAACCGAGGGGCCGTTCGCTGACGAGATCGTCCGCGCTGACCGGGATGGGAGAGGTTGGTAA
- a CDS encoding type II toxin-antitoxin system VapC family toxin, translated as MGEVGKLMYLDSCVIVKLVSHEPDSAAYHAVVAGQPVVTSELAVVEVRSALLTKERAGRISRPDRLKGWRLFQDKVRDQEFVLLTLDRRVIERAGAVIDQCHPHVALRTLDAIHVATAELLGGEQMCSSDQRVCDASELIGLSLVPPPGAPN; from the coding sequence ATGGGAGAGGTTGGTAAGCTGATGTATCTCGACTCCTGCGTCATCGTCAAGCTGGTCAGCCACGAACCCGACAGCGCGGCGTATCACGCCGTCGTCGCCGGACAACCCGTCGTCACGTCAGAGCTTGCCGTGGTGGAAGTGCGATCCGCCCTGCTCACCAAAGAACGGGCAGGGCGGATTTCGCGCCCGGACCGGCTCAAGGGCTGGCGGCTGTTTCAGGACAAGGTCCGGGATCAGGAATTCGTCCTGCTTACTCTGGACCGCCGCGTGATCGAGCGGGCGGGTGCGGTCATTGACCAATGCCATCCCCACGTTGCCCTGCGGACGCTGGACGCTATCCATGTGGCCACGGCGGAATTGCTCGGCGGCGAACAGATGTGCAGCAGCGACCAGCGCGTGTGCGACGCGTCCGAATTGATTGGCTTGTCGCTGGTGCCGCCGCCGGGAGCCCCAAACTAG